A genomic stretch from Alosa sapidissima isolate fAloSap1 chromosome 3, fAloSap1.pri, whole genome shotgun sequence includes:
- the tmed1a gene encoding transmembrane emp24 domain-containing protein 1a isoform X1 gives MKFLQESPTCITGAVTAQCQSHAIGLDNMESLLRLGILVSLLASFADVVVTFSKNQDVEFTFVLPAGATECFFQTVISQSSLEVEYQVLAGSSLDVGFTLLSPSGYRQVSDFRRSDGIHTVDPTEDGDYRVCFDNSFSMFSEKMVLVRLVMSGSADSLGEGNWENTPESDSMLEYKLVDIRDTIDVVHQRLERSRQTQAALRAFETRDRYLLEDNLWRVSFWSCANLLVMLAVALAQVYTLRRFFDDKRVRT, from the exons ATGAAGTTCCTACAGGAATCCCCTACCTGTATCACTGGAGCTGTAACTGCTCAATGCCAGTCACATGCAATCGGTTTGGACAATATGGAGTCTCTCTTGAGGTTGGGCATACTAGTGTCACTACTTGCCTCCTTTGCGGACGTTGTGGTCACCTTTTCTAAGAACCAAGACGTCGAGTTCACGTTTGTTTTACCTGCCGGCGCAACCGAGTGCTTTTTTCAGACAGTTATTAGTCAAAGTAGTTTGGAAGTTGAATATCAG GTCCTAGCTGGCTCATCACTGGATGTTGgcttcactctcctctcccccagtGGGTACAGGCAGGTGTCTGATTTCAGGAGGTCCGATGGCATCCATAC GGTGGACCCGACTGAGGACGGAGACTACAGAGTCTGTTTCGACAACAGCTTCAGCATGTTCTCAGAGAAGATGGTGCTAGTGAGACTGGTCATGAGCGGGTCTGCAGACTCCCTGGGAGAAGGCAACTGGGAAAACACACCTGAATCCGACAGCATGCTGGAGTACAAGCTGGTGGACATCAGG gACACAATTGATGTGGTGCACCAACGTCTGGAACGCAGTCGGCAGACACAGGCGGCGCTGCGGGCATTTGAGACACGCGACCGCTACCTGCTGGAGGACAACCTGTGGCGCGTCTCCTTCTGGTCATGTGCCAACCTGCTCGTCATGCTGGCTGTGGCCCTCGCACAGGTGTACACACTTCGTCGCTTCTTTGACGACAAGCGGGTCCGCACCTGA
- the tmed1a gene encoding transmembrane emp24 domain-containing protein 1a isoform X2: MEANCCSRHNTKGTLQLRAWCSSALRLKMLSGNWAQGRPVQTGIIGSSDKKPIMDLAGKRLAMVLAGSSLDVGFTLLSPSGYRQVSDFRRSDGIHTVDPTEDGDYRVCFDNSFSMFSEKMVLVRLVMSGSADSLGEGNWENTPESDSMLEYKLVDIRDTIDVVHQRLERSRQTQAALRAFETRDRYLLEDNLWRVSFWSCANLLVMLAVALAQVYTLRRFFDDKRVRT; this comes from the exons atggaagctaattgttgcagcagacacaaCACGAaaggaacgcttcagttacgcgcctggtgtagctcagcccttaggcttaagatgctttcggggaactgggcccaggGCAGGCCCGTCCAAACAGGCATTATTGGAAGCAGTGACAAAAAGCCTATAATGGACCTAGCTGGGAAAAGGCTTGCTATG GTCCTAGCTGGCTCATCACTGGATGTTGgcttcactctcctctcccccagtGGGTACAGGCAGGTGTCTGATTTCAGGAGGTCCGATGGCATCCATAC GGTGGACCCGACTGAGGACGGAGACTACAGAGTCTGTTTCGACAACAGCTTCAGCATGTTCTCAGAGAAGATGGTGCTAGTGAGACTGGTCATGAGCGGGTCTGCAGACTCCCTGGGAGAAGGCAACTGGGAAAACACACCTGAATCCGACAGCATGCTGGAGTACAAGCTGGTGGACATCAGG gACACAATTGATGTGGTGCACCAACGTCTGGAACGCAGTCGGCAGACACAGGCGGCGCTGCGGGCATTTGAGACACGCGACCGCTACCTGCTGGAGGACAACCTGTGGCGCGTCTCCTTCTGGTCATGTGCCAACCTGCTCGTCATGCTGGCTGTGGCCCTCGCACAGGTGTACACACTTCGTCGCTTCTTTGACGACAAGCGGGTCCGCACCTGA